Within Crassostrea angulata isolate pt1a10 chromosome 2, ASM2561291v2, whole genome shotgun sequence, the genomic segment ACAATATCTTCATCTTCATTTAATCAGGATTCTCGATTTTTATAGTTTTTCCTCTAGAAATAGACACCTGGCCATTATTGAATAAACGCTCAATTTGTCAGCGCAACTATAGATGCATGTATTGAAGAAGCAGTGTGTAATTAATGAgtcatttattgattaaaaaaaaatgaataatttctcGGAGTAACTTTTCTTAACTGATTTGAGTAAAGCTTTGCAAGTATTTTGATCTTTACcaaaaccaaaatgaatatccgGGATAGGGCGGAACTGCAATGGGGGTcggttatttatttatttttcacaaGATAAATCTTTActattctttttcattttgacTAGAAAATCTGTTATTAATGTGGAAGCATCCAAAGGTAAGGTGGATTAAAGTTTGTCAAAATCGCAATCTTTGGGGAGTCCAATtttacacagaaaaaaaattattctactCAAAATGTTATAATGTACAGTCTTACTGATATGCAACTTGACATGTTTCTAATTCTCACCTGTTTAAAGTAGTTCTTAGGCACCACAAGGATCCAACAATTGATGTAGGTTTACACATGAATTTATATATGAACTTGAGAATTGCAATGcttaatgtatatatttgtattatacAATCATCTTGTGAATAaagggaatcaaatttttacctAAAACatcttggggggggggtgttatagatatataatagagttgtgttgtgcatgtactatgccttaATAGTAGtaagggtttgatacatagtgcacgatCCGGAAGCGAgctttgctataagtagctATGACGTTTGAGTGTTGACTATTCCCTACAATGCCCTGCTTCGATTTTTCAGATTGAAAAGGAACCGCTATCTTAACATctcatgtaaacaaaacaaacacattACGATCCCTGGTGAAGTAGATGACAAAACCAAATGAGGATAACATATTTCCGAAatacttattattttttattttgtgattttttcatTTCTCTCTTTATATTCTTTTGTACTGAAAATCGCCATTGTGATAATAAGATGACCGTTGTGCAAATTAGTAAAATGTTCATCATTTCTCCATATGGAATTCTTGTGCAGTTGAAATTGTgacgaatgtttttaagtaacACTCACTGTTTGATGCTCATTTTCCTTTGCAAAGAGTTTCGCCCTTAATTTTGGTAGCAAGTTTGgtttaattttgattgaaagtggAATATTGAGGCACTTGAGGGCTGACTGACTACGGACAacatgtgatcagaaaagctcatttgaaCTTTGTTTTAGGTGACCCaggaacaataaaaaaaaacaacttaccgGAAACAATCAGCACAACTCCACCACCTGACCACGCAGAATCGGCTGTTGGGCCACCGGCGTAATATCCGGCATCGTCAACAGTTGTGTGTCTTATCTCAAATGAAATGTTGACGGAGTTGTATGGTCTGGTGATGTATCTATACTTATTCGATACGTTATGGCCACCATATAAAATTCCTTCATTTTGTAATtggaaaatagttttattaacCTTGTATGTATGGTAAACGTTATATTGACCAGTTATTGGAAAGAACGCAGCAGTCCACGAAATATTCACCGGGTCTCGGATCTGGATTTGAGCCTTAGAAActaaaacatatgtaaacattGAATCTTTAATAAGGATACTCTTATTACTGCAGCGACATGCGCAGTATTGTAAtataatgcttatatttacattatttaactttttttcttgtctGCATATGTGATTTATGTTTTATCCTGTGGTTTTGTTAAGTTTAATATTAAAGCCACTGAAACAGCCTTTAAATTTTTGCTTGTGATGTTGCACTTAAAGAACATCCAACATTTGTTCTGTAATAATACAATGTTAAACTCATTATTTAACCTTTGAGTAGCCTGTATGTAGGTTTTTTGGTGTCATATACGGTAGCTTTTCACACACTTTTTATGccaaaaattgtgaaatctatatatttatgtgtacatgtaaatatatactctGCTTTTGCgacaatataatttttaaaaaaaatgatgtgcCATACTTATTACAAGAGATaagaaaaatcattcaataaaagcacatttacattaatatataaatgCGAATTGTCGCATTGTAGTAATGTATACTTAAATAATATACCTTTATATATCATAGTGCTTTCTTTCATTGAACCAtatgttttgaaattgattttgatgACATCATACAACAATGAATTTctaactgtatattttgtttcttgTACACGAATCCAGTCACTATCTTCTGTTTTGTCTCTGGTAATCTTGATATCGTAAAACGAATCATTGGGTGAAGGGGTCCAAAGAAACGTAACATCACCAGCCCGAAATATGGTTGATATATGGGACACCATACCTAATCAAAATCCATATTAGATttagatatttctttttttttcattgggtTCAACATACAATAACTAATTTCAATGCATTTTTTACGTGAATTATAGCAATTGAACgcaaaagaaaatcaaagtactgacgggagttgattttatcgatcattatttattcaaaatcaacgatatgtgattttgcatggcaagtagtatcagtaatcgcaatatttttttagatattgcatggatccaggcaagattgaactcttttatttttcaaccaaacgctcggctgtctttTATCTCCggcaagcaagagagactccgttttgtcggatattaacggagacaacCAAGCGTCTGTTTGAACGAGAAAacattgaactctggcgtaggaatacatacgactttaaaaaatatctaaactgtttgtacaatttgaaatcttattattttcatggtattaataaataagttttcttgaaaaataatgcttcagaatatatagcatcgaatttatcgattattttcaagaactaagtgttgtcagcggtattgatttgttcttatgtccaaacactgtttcactttcgctttgcccgagtaagtgcataggagagttgattaaaatcaacacacaaaaagaaagaaatattgtTTGATGCAAATCAACTCATACTGTCTTCACATAATTTACATTAACTATAAAATACAATACCACGCGTAAGTGTACTAGTAATAAAATCCTTAGCTGAATTTAACTTTATGAGAAATGGCCCGCAATTTTGATCATTTAGAATTTTTGAGCAATAATCTTTAACATATCATCTCAggaatataccccccccccggTCCAACGCTAATCATTAATGACACAAAGATTGTTTGTATAAAAGAAAGAGAGATGTCGCACCGAGTTTGTTGGGTAAAGGTAATAGCAGACCTTTTGTAAAAGCTTTGTCCTGACCATTCATGTTCTCTTTTTGGCTTTAACCGACTCAAACAATCGCATTCAGCTGTATTTAGAGGTTCACAAGGAAATAATAGAATATAattgattcaaaagttgtttttttttttaatcagtaaCAATGAAGAAAGAACATGTAGCCTAGAACTATGAAAAAGgagaataaattgaaaattttccttgcatttttttttatacagtaatTACCTTTTTCAGAGTCTTTGTGATAAAATTTAtagttaaatttttgttttattttcaatcatttcaccATTGGCATAATGCATTCAGTGAATGAGCGATTTTAGATTTGATGGAAAGGACTATCAAGAACCAGAAACGCGGCTTGACTAACAAATgcaccgctaagcggagcatcccctcgcgtcATGAAATACTGTGGAGGAAATTGCCTAAATTATTTaggaacatacatgtaattaagttATCTTCTAAACTTTGGAATAATTCCATCCGAAGTAATTTGGAAAATAAAGCCCGAAATTCGGCTGCTTGTTTTGATCAAATGAGATGAATTTAATCTCCTGTCCGCATTTCTAACGTTGGACATTCTTCTAATTCCCCattgaaaaaaacatttgtttataacATATACAAGATCTCAATCATACATTTATCAACTTGGTGATTTGAATTGTATACTTTCACTTTAGTTTTGCAAAATTGAACCGGAAATCTCTATTGTGAAGTCttattgtcccccgccgcaacgcggagcggggacatagaaatgccgggcgtccgtccgtgtgtccgtgcgtccgtctgtcacacttttttgtaagcgctctcatgcctacaaattttgacggattttcattaaatttataccaaatatttataccactaatactttggtcaacttcgaaaatcagcattggtcgatactttttgttggagttatgggactttgaccacaataatgactccgttttatccaaaaattgaccttgtaagcgctctcatgcctacaaattttgacggattttcattaaatttataccaaatgatTATATCACTCATATCTTGGTCAAGtccctaaatcagccttggtcgatatactcgatactagtatactgcttgaccagcgggggacccaggaattctattcttgtttcaatattaatttgacgatattttaacaaatatttagcGAACTGACTTTGAGATTATTAGGGTTTgtccttttaccatgccaaaAAAGTGTAAGAACTTTGGTAAAAATTCGTATGgagttttctttgaatattgtccATAGCCTGACTGAGACACACACGCACTGCAGCCATgatatatccccttcgcaaagAGTTTCGCGAGGGGATAATTTACGTAGTGGCACTAGGTGTAGGACGAAATCATCATGCATCGGGTAGAGATCTTTAATATACAGCTTTGGTTTAAAGTACAGTTAACTGCATGTTCGGTCGTATTCAGATTATAAAGGTtactatttatttcattgtaaatattttgtcacgaaatatattttctttcaattactCGCTTGACAAACCCATAACAATactatatattgtaaaaatttacaaaatgttaaacagaATGCATCTGtaactatgattttttttacttctgtgaacaatcgatttattttaaattgatttaaaatcgTTTTGTATTAACCACGAAATGCACGACACACCTGAAATGATGTCTTTCGTTATTGCTATAATAGAATATTTAGATTTGAAATGGATTATATACGAAATTCTAATGTCTTCTGACATTTTTAGACATAAGAAATGTATACTTACCTGAAATAAAACACACTTGTCCAAGCAAAATCTGACACAGGGATAACAAATGCTGCATGATCAACGCAAAATAACCGAAGCAATATTATTCAAAAGGTATAAGAAACTACTAAAATTTGACTTACAACAGTTAAGCTAGaaaaaaatggagaaaataaaatgttcaccGTTCTTAAAGTTTGAAATCAAAACGTAATTCCGATGTAAAATCATCAGATAACAATGACATTAGATCGGGGTGTAATTTAGAGTCGTGTGCTTAAGTAAATCACCTCACTGTTATCGTTTTCTATTTCCTcgtcatgttttttttctattttgctcTTTAGTGTATCACCAAAAACAATTCTCCTTAGGTCAAATATTTCCTGTTGACAGATATACCTGTACataaacaaatcatattatCGGGAAGGACATGCTTGACACgcttttcatattaaaaaaacaacttttcaaATAATGTGCATAACCCAATACACGATATAACATTCCTGGTTAGATATAGTAACTCGTAACAAAGAAAACATATCTGGTATCATTGAGTCATCGACCTGTGCTCTGGTTTCAACGTGGATTGTGAACGGGTGATTGAGAAACTGTAACGAGAAGATAGATCTATTCGTTACATTTCCACCGCAATACAAGCCTCTcatatcaaagtttaaaatgaGAGAGTTTAAGATAGTTGCCGCACGATAATAACGTCTTGTGACACGCTAACTTTTGCCGCTACGAATGTTGACAAGCCATTTCCTTATCAAAGTAACGTCCCTGGAGCTCCATACAGCGCTGATGCCGATTCATCCACCTCCAGATCATGTTCCCATACCATTCCTTAGATAATGAAGTAAACACATCATTTCAAAATGGCTAAGGTTATCAAAATGGGTCCCTCGTAGCCAATGTTTGAGATGCTGGAGCAGCGCAAAATCACACGGAGCAACGTCTTGGCTGTAGGGGGGAGTGGAGCAATTTGTCTCAATGAGGTCATTGTAACTAAAGTTTCCATGGCTGTGTGCGGTGTAGCATTGTCGTAAATTGACACGAGATCCATGGGCAAGATCTGAAACGAAATGCTCATTAACTTCAATAGTTAAGTTGTTGAGGTCGTTATAGGGACCTACAGTAGTTGGCCATAATTTAGTTCCTAAAATAGACGTCAATTTTGAACTTGCCTTTTGTAAAGTAAAACTACAGcttctttttttcttgtcaagatttttgatgaGTAAATCTCGTTAGCTATtaaggagttcatcctgacgacgcgatgaaaacagaacGCTTTGGTTGtattaagaattttatatacagaaacTTACAGAAATAGTGTTTCTTAATACTATTATTTCACCACCAGTTAgcatcattatttaattttgaatcattAGACTAGTGTTTGTTTAATAAAACGAATGCATCTTGTTCAAGACATttaaactaacgagcattcgcaactttgtgtatgcccacaaacttgattattcaagccTCCTGATAAGTATTTCCAAATGATCGGGAGATTAAGCTCCAAGAGCTAAACAATTATTTCACCCTTCGAAGAAGCTCtgctgctgtctgtctgtcggtcggtcggtcggtcggtccatcAACAGATTCCGTTGATACTCTTCGCAGAGGAtgcatattttgaaatgaaattttatatacaggtttatcataatataatctaggtcaagtttaatTTTTGGTACAATCTAGCAATTTCGACATAGTTATGCCCCTTTGGCGTTTAAAAGtaccaattatttgcagttgccgtttattttcttcgcagaggatgcacttattaaaatgaaatttgatatacaggtttatcatttTATCTAGGTCACGTTTAATTTTAggtacgatcaagcaatttccgacagagttatgcccctctgacgaaaaaaaaatttcaattgtttgcagtttccgttcaatTTCTGCGCAGAGGATGcccatattaaaatgaaatttggtaaacAGGTTTATCATTATAATTTCTCCTGGTGTGAACAAAGTACGTACAATTTGATAATTTCCTCGCCACCAAGTAACATGGCGAGGCAAAATGTGCATCAACACAGGTGGGACCTCTACAACAaaatactttgaactgtttagaggtatGTGCCTTATAGAGGGCTTATAGAGGCAGCGGTGGCAAAAGAGCAATATGGTGGACAGTGCCtttttacgagcggtgttcaaattta encodes:
- the LOC128173303 gene encoding uncharacterized protein LOC128173303, yielding MQHLLSLCQILLGQVCFISGMVSHISTIFRAGDVTFLWTPSPNDSFYDIKITRDKTEDSDWIRVQETKYTVRNSLLYDVIKINFKTYGSMKESTMIYKVSKAQIQIRDPVNISWTAAFFPITGQYNVYHTYKVNKTIFQLQNEGILYGGHNVSNKYRYITRPYNSVNISFEIRHTTVDDAGYYAGGPTADSAWSGGGVVLIVSGKPMRPNIEGNLSIMVETFSNITCSSKSTSAPDYYSKLMTLTYTWFVNDTEIEGETNQTLSLKVTKGQVYNRYSCAATEKDLVSDRSNTVQINPLCKA